From the genome of Halomonas sp. 1513, one region includes:
- a CDS encoding nitric oxide synthase: MATLKIFVGTMYGGALDVAEQVKPLFEEAGYRVDIFEQPTLDDLVAEPPALALFCVSTTGSGDYPGNLVPFTRALIDHSPSLSELRYGLVALGDSSYGDTFCGAGRALDALLADLGAQRVGERLEVDAMETFMADDAALPWAEAWIAEHGLQVA, encoded by the coding sequence ATGGCCACACTGAAGATCTTTGTCGGCACCATGTACGGCGGTGCCCTGGATGTTGCCGAGCAGGTCAAGCCGCTGTTCGAGGAGGCCGGCTATCGCGTCGACATCTTCGAGCAGCCGACCCTCGATGACCTGGTTGCCGAGCCTCCCGCGCTGGCGCTGTTCTGCGTTTCCACCACCGGCAGCGGCGACTACCCGGGCAACCTGGTGCCCTTTACCCGCGCGCTGATCGACCACAGCCCGTCCCTCTCTGAGCTGCGCTACGGCCTGGTGGCACTGGGCGACAGCTCGTATGGCGATACCTTCTGCGGTGCCGGGCGTGCGCTGGATGCCCTGCTGGCCGATCTGGGTGCCCAGCGCGTCGGCGAACGGCTGGAAGTCGATGCCATGGAGACCTTCATGGCCGATGATGCCGCCCTGCCGTGGGCCGAGGCGTGGATCGCCGAGCACGGCCTGCAGGTGGCGTGA
- a CDS encoding glycine dehydrogenase (aminomethyl-transferring) — protein sequence MATETRRLADLAGHDAFIHRHNGPSADDVDQMLATLGIDSIATLIEQTVPAGIRLGRELSLEGPRTEAEALDYLKRLARQNKVFKTYIGQGYHNTHVPAVIQRNVLENPGWYTAYTPYQPEIAQGRLEGLLNFQQTVMDLTGMELANASLLDEATAAAEAMALCQRANKKAKSKAFFVADDVLPQTLDVVRTRAHYFGFELIVAPADELASHEVFGALLQYPGQSGEVRDLGGLLGAARERGIMTCVAADIMSLVLLKEPGALGADIVVGNTQRFGVPMGFGGPHAAFFATTDKLKRSIPGRIIGVSKDARGQQALRMAMQTREQHIRREKATSNICTAQALLANIAGFYAVYHGAEGLRTIATRIHRLTTILAEGLQHKGIRLAHYSWFDTLRLTGIDAGKVHGRAMTHEINLRYFEGGDIGVSLDETTTAHDLDVLFDVLIGEEHGLSVTALDEAIVSAGSSGIPSACRRDSDFLQHPTFQRYRSETEMLRYLKRLENKDLSLTHAMIPLGSCTMKLNATSEMIPITWPEFGQIHPFAPHDQVVGYKQMIDELAAFLVEITGYDHISMQPNSGAQGEYAGLVAIRRYQAAEGQGHRDICLIPSSAHGTNPASAAMAQMKVVVVECDSDGNIDLADLRAKAEQHSDALSAIMLTYPSTHGVFEEGVREACQIVHDHGGQVYVDGANMNAQVGLTRPGDFGADVSHLNLHKTFCIPHGGGGPGMGPIGVKAHLAPFVSNHVVTPIAGVNAECGAVSAAAFGSASILPISWAYIKMMGARGLREATELAILNANYVAKRLDGHYPVLYRGVNGTVAHECIIDIRPLKASSGISEEDIAKRLMDYGFHAPTMSFPVPGTLMVEPTESESRYEIDRFCDAMIAIREEIAKVESGDWPADDNPLVHAPHTMADLMDADWARGYSRELGAFPSAAVKAAKVWPAVNRVDNVHGDRQLICSCPSIDEYRD from the coding sequence ATGGCTACCGAGACCCGACGCCTGGCCGACCTGGCCGGACACGACGCCTTCATTCATCGTCACAACGGGCCCAGCGCCGACGATGTCGACCAGATGCTCGCCACCCTCGGCATCGACAGCATCGCCACGCTGATCGAGCAGACCGTACCCGCCGGCATCCGCCTGGGCCGCGAGCTGTCCCTCGAGGGGCCGCGCACCGAGGCCGAGGCGCTCGACTATCTGAAACGGCTGGCGCGCCAGAACAAGGTCTTCAAGACCTATATCGGTCAGGGCTACCACAACACCCACGTCCCGGCGGTCATCCAGCGTAACGTGCTGGAGAACCCGGGCTGGTACACCGCCTACACGCCCTACCAGCCGGAGATCGCCCAGGGCCGACTGGAAGGCCTGCTCAACTTCCAGCAGACCGTCATGGACCTCACCGGCATGGAGCTGGCCAACGCCTCGCTGCTGGATGAGGCCACCGCCGCGGCCGAAGCCATGGCGCTGTGCCAGCGCGCCAACAAGAAGGCCAAGAGCAAGGCGTTCTTCGTCGCCGATGACGTGCTGCCCCAGACCCTCGACGTGGTGCGTACCCGCGCCCACTACTTCGGCTTCGAACTGATCGTGGCGCCGGCAGATGAGCTGGCCAGCCACGAGGTATTCGGTGCACTGCTGCAGTACCCGGGCCAGAGCGGCGAGGTCCGCGACCTTGGCGGCCTGCTCGGCGCGGCCCGCGAGCGCGGCATCATGACCTGCGTGGCGGCCGACATCATGAGCCTGGTGCTGCTCAAGGAGCCCGGCGCGCTGGGCGCCGATATCGTGGTCGGCAACACCCAGCGTTTCGGCGTGCCGATGGGCTTCGGCGGACCCCACGCGGCGTTCTTCGCCACCACCGACAAGCTCAAGCGCTCGATTCCGGGGCGCATCATCGGCGTCTCCAAGGACGCCCGCGGCCAGCAGGCGCTGCGCATGGCGATGCAGACCCGCGAGCAGCACATCCGCCGCGAGAAGGCCACCTCCAATATCTGCACCGCCCAGGCGCTGCTGGCCAATATCGCCGGCTTCTACGCCGTCTACCACGGCGCCGAGGGGCTGCGCACCATCGCCACGCGCATCCATCGGCTGACCACCATCCTCGCCGAGGGCCTGCAACACAAGGGCATCCGCCTGGCCCACTACAGCTGGTTCGACACCCTGCGCCTGACCGGTATCGACGCGGGCAAGGTGCACGGCCGCGCCATGACCCACGAGATCAACCTGCGCTACTTCGAGGGTGGCGACATCGGCGTCAGTCTCGACGAGACCACCACCGCCCACGACCTCGACGTGCTGTTCGACGTGCTGATCGGCGAGGAGCACGGCCTGTCGGTCACCGCCCTGGACGAGGCCATCGTCAGCGCCGGCAGCAGCGGCATCCCGAGCGCCTGTCGCCGCGACTCGGACTTCCTGCAGCACCCCACCTTCCAGCGCTACCGCAGCGAGACCGAGATGCTGCGCTACCTCAAGCGGCTGGAAAACAAGGACCTGTCGCTGACCCATGCGATGATCCCGCTGGGCTCCTGCACCATGAAGCTCAACGCCACCAGCGAGATGATCCCCATCACCTGGCCGGAGTTCGGCCAGATCCATCCGTTCGCGCCCCACGACCAAGTGGTCGGCTACAAGCAGATGATCGACGAGCTGGCGGCCTTCCTGGTCGAGATCACCGGCTACGACCATATCTCGATGCAGCCCAACTCCGGCGCCCAGGGCGAATACGCCGGGCTGGTGGCGATTCGCCGCTACCAGGCCGCCGAGGGCCAGGGCCATCGCGACATCTGTCTGATCCCCAGCTCGGCCCACGGCACCAACCCCGCCTCGGCGGCCATGGCACAGATGAAGGTGGTGGTGGTCGAGTGCGACAGCGACGGCAATATCGACCTCGCCGATCTACGCGCCAAGGCCGAGCAGCATAGCGACGCCCTGTCGGCGATCATGCTCACCTACCCCTCGACTCACGGGGTATTCGAGGAGGGCGTGCGCGAGGCCTGCCAGATCGTTCACGACCACGGCGGCCAGGTCTACGTGGATGGCGCCAACATGAACGCCCAGGTCGGCCTGACCCGCCCCGGCGACTTCGGCGCCGACGTCAGCCACCTCAACCTGCACAAGACGTTCTGCATCCCCCACGGCGGCGGCGGCCCGGGCATGGGCCCGATCGGCGTCAAGGCCCACCTGGCGCCGTTCGTCTCCAACCACGTGGTGACGCCGATCGCCGGCGTCAACGCCGAGTGTGGCGCGGTCTCGGCGGCCGCCTTCGGCAGCGCCTCGATCCTGCCGATCTCCTGGGCCTATATCAAGATGATGGGCGCCCGCGGGCTGCGCGAAGCCACCGAGCTGGCGATCCTCAACGCCAACTACGTCGCCAAGCGCCTCGACGGCCACTACCCGGTGCTGTATCGCGGCGTCAACGGCACCGTGGCCCACGAGTGCATCATCGATATTCGCCCGCTCAAGGCCAGCTCGGGCATCAGCGAAGAGGATATCGCCAAGCGGCTGATGGACTACGGCTTCCACGCCCCGACCATGTCCTTCCCGGTGCCTGGCACGCTGATGGTCGAGCCCACCGAGTCGGAGTCGCGCTACGAGATCGACCGCTTCTGCGATGCCATGATTGCCATCCGCGAGGAGATCGCCAAGGTCGAAAGCGGCGACTGGCCGGCGGATGACAACCCCCTGGTGCACGCCCCTCACACCATGGCCGACCTGATGGACGCCGACTGGGCCCGCGGCTACTCCCGCGAGCTGGGCGCCTTCCCCTCCGCGGCGGTCAAGGCCGCCAAGGTGTGGCCGGCGGTCAACCGGGTCGACAACGTCCACGGCGACCGCCAGTTGATCTGCTCGTGCCCGAGCATCGACGAGTACCGCGACTGA
- a CDS encoding LysR family transcriptional regulator has product MFNAQYFRTFITLVETGSFTHTARRLEMTQPGVSQHIRKLEQYLGKPLLNRHGRRFTLTDSGRRAYEYAIKLFAEHEHFRHSLDNDSLDSGECRLASPGSVGLMLYPFLLGYQQMYPGLTISYSFAFNYEIVQDVLAGRYDLGIVTDLVKHADLQVEPWHQEPLCLVVPADFTGTSLNDLTGLGFISYSDGIQHAAQLLKANFADEFRSINRFPQQGYTNEVSMVLDAVARGLGFTVVPRLVLETSPWQRQVKALTLTQPVHETFYVVTPGGSEMPRRYARLLEGFREQRRQALYGYTEEPSFG; this is encoded by the coding sequence ATGTTCAATGCCCAATACTTTCGCACCTTCATCACCCTGGTGGAGACCGGTAGCTTCACCCACACGGCGCGGCGCCTGGAGATGACCCAGCCGGGGGTCAGTCAGCACATTCGCAAGCTCGAGCAGTATCTGGGCAAGCCGTTACTCAATCGGCACGGCCGGCGCTTCACCTTGACCGACAGCGGTCGCCGCGCCTATGAGTACGCCATCAAGCTGTTCGCCGAGCACGAGCATTTTCGTCATTCGCTGGACAATGACTCGCTGGACTCCGGCGAGTGTCGCCTGGCCTCGCCCGGCAGCGTGGGGTTGATGCTGTATCCCTTCCTGCTCGGCTATCAGCAGATGTATCCCGGGCTGACGATCAGCTACAGCTTCGCCTTCAACTACGAGATCGTCCAAGACGTGCTGGCCGGGCGCTACGACCTGGGCATCGTCACCGACCTGGTCAAGCACGCCGACCTGCAGGTAGAGCCGTGGCACCAGGAGCCGCTGTGTCTGGTGGTGCCGGCGGACTTCACCGGCACCTCGCTCAACGACCTCACGGGGCTGGGCTTCATCAGCTACTCCGACGGCATCCAGCATGCCGCCCAACTGCTCAAGGCCAACTTCGCCGACGAGTTCCGCAGCATCAACCGCTTTCCCCAGCAGGGCTATACCAACGAGGTGTCGATGGTGCTAGACGCGGTGGCCCGCGGATTGGGGTTCACGGTGGTGCCGCGCCTGGTGCTCGAGACCTCGCCCTGGCAGCGCCAGGTCAAGGCGCTGACGCTGACGCAGCCGGTCCACGAGACGTTCTACGTGGTCACCCCCGGCGGGTCCGAAATGCCGCGGCGCTATGCGCGGCTGCTGGAGGGCTTTCGCGAGCAGCGGCGCCAGGCGCTCTACGGCTACACCGAGGAGCCGAGCTTCGGCTGA
- a CDS encoding integration host factor subunit alpha yields the protein MGALTKAELAEHLHVELGLSKREAKTMVEAFFEEIRGCLRENEQVKLSGFGNFDLRDKRERPGRNPKTGEEIPISARRVVTFRPGQKLKSRVEDFDGVSMI from the coding sequence ATGGGCGCGTTGACCAAGGCGGAACTCGCCGAACACCTGCACGTCGAGTTGGGGCTCTCCAAGCGCGAAGCCAAGACCATGGTGGAAGCGTTCTTCGAGGAGATTCGCGGCTGCCTGCGCGAGAACGAGCAGGTCAAGCTGTCGGGGTTCGGCAACTTCGATCTACGTGACAAGCGTGAGCGGCCAGGCCGTAATCCCAAGACCGGTGAGGAGATACCGATCTCGGCGCGGCGGGTGGTGACCTTTCGTCCCGGCCAGAAGCTCAAGAGCCGGGTCGAGGATTTCGACGGTGTCTCGATGATCTAG
- a CDS encoding LOG family protein, protein MPETISTIISPEGSLEVLSQHEVNRLRDTSRAGLHDLLRCCALAVLNCGNVTDDGRAVMETYHDFDIEVLQQDRGIRLKLTNAPIDAFVDGRMIRGIRELLSSVLRDIVYVYNEIQTQQRFDLSTGEGTTNAVFHILRKAGALKPGRDPGLVVCWGGHSISREEYEYTKDVGYHLGLRDMDICTGCGPGAMKGPMKGANVAHAKQRRTQGRYLGISEPGIIAAESPNPIVNELVIMPDIEKRLEAFVRVGHGIIVFPGGVGTAEEILYLLGILLHPENRDMPYPVIFSGPASAADYFKRIDEFLTYTLGEDVRGRYQIIIDDPAGVARAMRDGINDVADFRRHQQDAFYYNWRLNIARDFQAPFEPTHDAMAGLALHHQQPVHELAANLRRAFSGIVAGNVKEPGIRAIEAHGPFTLHAEPELMRQLDALLTSFVAQGRMKLPGTAYVPCYQLA, encoded by the coding sequence ATGCCAGAGACCATTTCCACCATCATCTCGCCGGAAGGCAGCCTCGAGGTGCTCTCTCAGCACGAGGTCAATCGCCTGCGCGACACCTCCCGCGCCGGCCTCCACGACCTGCTGCGCTGCTGCGCCCTGGCGGTGCTCAACTGCGGCAATGTCACCGACGACGGCCGCGCGGTGATGGAGACCTACCACGACTTCGATATCGAGGTGCTGCAGCAGGATCGCGGCATTCGCCTCAAGCTGACCAACGCCCCCATCGACGCCTTCGTCGACGGCAGGATGATCCGCGGCATCCGCGAACTGCTGTCGTCGGTGCTGCGCGACATCGTCTACGTCTACAACGAGATCCAGACCCAACAGCGCTTCGACCTTTCCACCGGCGAGGGCACCACCAACGCGGTGTTCCATATCCTGCGCAAGGCCGGTGCGCTGAAGCCCGGCCGCGACCCGGGCCTGGTGGTGTGCTGGGGCGGCCACTCGATCTCCCGCGAAGAGTACGAGTACACCAAGGACGTCGGCTATCACCTCGGCCTGCGCGACATGGACATCTGCACCGGCTGCGGGCCCGGCGCCATGAAGGGGCCGATGAAAGGCGCCAATGTGGCCCACGCCAAGCAGCGTCGCACTCAGGGCCGCTACCTGGGCATCTCCGAGCCAGGCATCATCGCCGCCGAATCGCCCAACCCGATCGTCAACGAGCTGGTGATCATGCCGGATATCGAGAAGCGCCTCGAGGCCTTCGTGCGCGTCGGCCACGGCATCATCGTGTTTCCCGGCGGTGTCGGCACCGCCGAGGAAATCCTCTATCTGCTCGGCATCCTGCTGCACCCGGAAAACCGCGACATGCCCTACCCGGTGATCTTCTCCGGCCCGGCCAGCGCCGCCGACTACTTCAAGCGCATCGACGAGTTTCTTACCTACACCCTGGGTGAGGACGTTCGCGGGCGCTACCAGATCATCATCGATGATCCGGCCGGCGTGGCGCGCGCGATGCGCGACGGCATCAACGACGTGGCGGATTTTCGCCGCCACCAGCAGGACGCCTTCTACTACAACTGGCGGCTCAATATCGCCCGCGACTTCCAGGCCCCCTTCGAACCCACCCACGACGCCATGGCCGGCCTGGCCCTGCACCACCAGCAGCCGGTCCACGAACTGGCGGCCAACCTGCGTCGCGCCTTCTCGGGCATCGTCGCCGGCAACGTCAAGGAGCCCGGCATACGCGCCATCGAGGCCCACGGCCCCTTCACGCTGCACGCCGAGCCCGAGCTGATGCGCCAGCTCGACGCGCTGCTCACCTCCTTCGTAGCCCAGGGCCGCATGAAGCTGCCCGGCACCGCCTACGTGCCCTGCTACCAGCTCGCCTGA